In one window of Gopherus evgoodei ecotype Sinaloan lineage chromosome 9, rGopEvg1_v1.p, whole genome shotgun sequence DNA:
- the ANKUB1 gene encoding protein ANKUB1, with protein MRIFIAFEGFCESFDISSDQTVQAIKLMIKDYFDIPLSEDKQGRRYLELIYAGAILKDSWILADIGISVSSTIKCVVKEEDKPAFYVYNAVTQEKVPIKGSFYLLATKVSLLKTLVTLKCGFPNSVYCLRTPEGREMYDCNTLNDYQLDIGTTLRLDVWDGWKEFLTGCLLGNKHTVQRFLSDEEPVRKYQKRVALYMAAFFGHLELAAWILKQGVRPNAAVGVHPYREWCQETHHPDVTKCPVHAAAEAGQLIILKAFVNYSVLCLECQNPAGQIPLNMCIKHKHKDCVLYLVTKMWSVVSYPNFSLPMKIYIKLKQWLLRAQSHILTTKWLNQAAVFRTRVGDTVIVDGFTKPNMTSKARIKAAGNRDYKLPNLTDQTPHGKESCPLTVTKGEQKVIKLKLPPWEDANVYRLHQKKNIRKKAAQPRKDESMDQNMCLAKVPLPPISSLRNSHPPFYYSTPNAKLLLNSSSECFSEHNGRTPRDNAIYCLAIASAFKEKPWLQQLGIARTLAKKSVCKPVY; from the exons ATGAGGATTTTCATAGCTTTTGAAGGATTTTGTGAATCTTTTGACATTTCATCAGACCAAACTGTGCAAGCCATAAAACTGATGATAAAG gaTTATTTTGACATTCCACTTTCTGAAGACAAACAAGGCAGACGATATTTGGAGCTGATCTATGCAGGAGCAATACTGAAAGACAGCTGGATCCTTGCTGACATAGGGATATCAGTTTCCTCAACTATTAAATGTGTTGTTAAG GAAGAAGACAAGCCAGCCTTCTATGTATACAATGCTGTAACCCAAGAGAAAGTGCCCATTAAGGGGAGTTTTTATCTTCTTGCTACAAAAGTGTCCCTTTTGAAAACACTGGTAACCCTGAAATGTGGCTTTCCAAATAGTGTTTATTGCCTCAGGACTCCAGAGGGCAGGGAGATGTATGACTGCAACACACTGAACGATTACCAGTTAGATATAG GCACAACACTTCGTCTGGATGTGTGGGATGGATGGAAAGAATTCCTGACTGGGTGCCTCTTAGGAAACAAGCATACAGTCCAACGCTTCCTGTCTGATGAAGAACCAGTACGCAA atatcaGAAGAGGGTGGCTCTTTACATGGCAGCATTTTTTGGGCACCTTGAGCTCGCAGCATGGATCCTGAAACAAGGAGTGAGACCCAATGCGGCAGTGGGTGTACATCCCTACCGAGAATGGTGTCAGGAAACACATCATCCAGATGTAACTAAATGTCCAGTTcatgcagctgcagaagcaggccAACTAATTATACTGAAGGCCTTTGTCAATTATAGTGTGTTATGCTTAGAGTGCCAAAATCCAGCAGGGCAAATTCCTCTGAACATGTGCATCAAACACAAACATAAGGATTGTGTGCTATATTTAGTTACCAAAATGTGGTCAGTGGTTTCTTATCCTAATTTTTCACTTCCCATGAAGATCTACATTAAATTAAAGCAGTGGCTGCTTAGGGCTCAGAGTCACATCCTTACCACGAAATGGCTTAACCAGGCTGCAGTCTTCAGAACACGAGTGGGGGACACTGTTATCGTGGATGGCTTCACTAAGCCAAATATGACTTCCAAAGCCAGGATCAAGGCAGCAGGCAATAGGGACTATAAATTACCAAACCTAACTGATCAAACTCCACATGGGAAAGAGTCATGTCCCTTGACAGTTACAAAGGGGGAGCAAAAAGTAATAAAGCTCAAATTACCTCCGTGGGAAGACGCAAACGTATACAGACTTCACCAAAAGAAGAATATTAGAAAGAAGGCTGCTCAGCCTAGAAAAGATGAAAGTATGGACCAAAACATGTGTTTAGCTAAAGTTCCTTTGCCCCCTATTTCTAGCCTCAGAAATTCACACCCTCCTTTCTACTATTCAACACCTAATGCTAAATTGCTCTTAAATTCCTCCTCTGAGTGTTTCTCAGAACACAATGGAAGAACTCCAAGAGATAATGCAATCTACTGCTTAGCTATTGCCAG